The proteins below are encoded in one region of Sphingobium yanoikuyae:
- a CDS encoding lasso peptide biosynthesis B2 protein: MRRRPDRTLAGLLLALLLPVALSVVLAVRLALSLTSYARLCEWLPQSTGQRNPLWVRQVARAVSIVARLVPGATCLTQAVATRTLLAWMGHESWIRIGVRRSEDGSFQAHAWLLDHRARPIIGGRRQDLAGFNVLADLDGLVRQ, translated from the coding sequence ATGCGCCGGCGTCCTGATCGCACTTTGGCAGGGCTGCTTCTGGCACTCCTGCTGCCGGTCGCACTGTCTGTGGTATTGGCTGTCCGTCTTGCCCTCAGCCTCACCAGCTATGCGCGCCTGTGCGAATGGTTGCCGCAATCCACTGGCCAGCGCAATCCGCTCTGGGTGCGCCAAGTCGCCCGCGCTGTCAGCATCGTCGCACGACTTGTTCCCGGCGCCACGTGCCTGACCCAGGCCGTGGCCACACGGACGTTGCTCGCCTGGATGGGACATGAAAGCTGGATCCGGATCGGTGTACGCCGCTCCGAAGATGGCAGCTTCCAGGCCCATGCCTGGCTGCTCGACCATCGTGCAAGGCCCATTATTGGCGGCAGACGACAGGACTTGGCCGGCTTCAACGTCCTGGCGGACCTGGACGGACTGGTCCGGCAATGA